The window GTCTGGTCGTGAGCGAACCCCACTAAGGTACTATTTTTATTCACCGAGCGGGTTCATTGTTTATCTCCGCGCCGTACACGTGACGTTTTGTTTTTAATCGAACGGATAACACGCCACAAAGCCGCGTACCATGCAACGAATTTCCACGAAGCGTCTCGACTTTCTCTCCCCCTCGATCAAAATATTAAACGACTACTAATCCTTTTCCTTTCCCTACAGATGATGCTCCCGTTGGTCTGTTATTTTCTAATCTTTCACCGCACGTCGTCGGAACTGACCCACGGTATCGTCGGTAACTCCAACGGCAACAACGAGTCATGGAATAATCTGGATTCCAGACACATGATCAAGGATTCCAATTACTTGGTGGACAGGTACCCTATAAGAGATATACCATCTGATTCCTTGAATTGTCGTAGACGAGCAACGTGCGTGGAGATGCAGAAGAGCACGTGCATGGGTACAAGATTGCCCTATACTACTACTACTTTGGACCTTATACCTAAACATATGAGCCAGGACGATATAGAGGTATGTTAAGGGGTTATTTACGTTTCTGGGTGCTAAAACGTGGTTAATGTTTGCGAGTGATTCAGGGATAAACTATTAATCCGATTggtttaattctttttgtgttttataggTACATGTTTATAGATTATAAAACAGGTATGAGaattggaaaattttcaaaaatgtggtGGCCACGTTCAGTGGCGCAGAACATGTTTTCTGGCGCCACCCTAAATGGTGGGCATGGTTCAGCCCGTACGAGTGGTCTGAATAAAAAATCTCAGATTTTTTAATAATCTTTGGGATCGTAATTATCTGGTGACGGTgccattttttccaaaaaaaattgcggCAATGGTAACACTTTGAAGAAAAGGGTCGTGATTTTCGCTATAAAAGTTGTACGTTTTTGCCTGTTAttaaaaaatggttcaatttaattgaaaaagctCAACGTCACCAGATAACGAATCTTAATCTTAATCTTAATCTTAATCTTAATCTTACCTGAGGTATATAACCataggtatataaacatatacctgtaaaacacaaaaagaattaaaccAATCGGATTAATAGTTTATCCCTGAATCACTCGCAAACATTGACCACGTTTTAGCGCCGAGAAACGTATAAGATCCCTTAAGTTGTGCTGTAGTAAGTTCGCatcttcttataattttctgagTCCATATCAGAACAGCTCCTCATTTTCTGGGGAAGTGTATCCAAGAGGTACAGTTATAAAAGTGAAAAGTTACTTCTCCCTTTTGTGCCTGTATACCTGGCTCAGGTATAAGAAGGCCCCATTGAAAATCACTTCAGGTACTTCCTGGCCTAACTGTATTACTGCTAATGTGTTTCCATATTATCATTTCCAACAAACTATGCccatttaaaatatattctggGAAACATCTgtatgattttatattattttacaggaAAGACTGCACATATTACAAGCGCTAAGACATATACCAAAGTGTTGGGCAGTCGTTCAGCCTCTACTGTGCTCAATATTTATGCCAAAATGTATCACTGATACAGTGGACTTGCCCTCCCAGGAAATGTGCAAGATGGTTTCGGGGCCTTGCAGAATTGCCTTTAATCACACTATATGGCCGAGTTTTGTTAAATGCGAAAATACAAAGTTGTTTCCGAGACTGTGCAAAAATGATATTAGGGAATTAAAGTATAATATCTCGGGCAAGTGTCTGAAACCTTTGGTCCCGACCGATAACGCGCTCGCTATTTTTGAGGGAGTCGAAAGTTGTGGGATGCAGTGCAACGATCCGCTGTTCACGCACGACGAGCACAAGCAAATTCATTCTTTTATAGCTTGGGCTGCTGGAATCTGTGGTTCATTCAATCTGTTTACAGTCGTAAGTATCACTTGAATAAAACACACAGTTTTCATAATTATACCCATACGTTGTTCACGTTTCAGGTAACATTTTTGATCGATTGGAGAAGTGCGAATAAATATCCAGCTTTAGTTATATTCTACATAAATTGCTGTTTCATGGTATCCTGCATTGGATGGCTTGCTCAGTTCTCGACAGGAAGCAGAGAAGTGATCGTATGTCGCAAAGACGGAACATTAAGAATGAGCGAGCCAAGGTAATCCGCAGTTCTTTAATACACGTGACAAGTTTTCTGTATTTGTTTGAAGTTATTGGGCCTCGTGTAAACAATACTCCTACTAATGTTTTCAGTGGGGACAACCTGTCGTGCGTCGTTGTGTTTGTCCTTGTGTATTATTCGCTTATGGCAGCTATGGTGTGGTTCGTGATACTCACGTACGCTTGGCACATGAGTTTCCAAGCATTGGGCAAAATCCAAGACAGAATCGACAAGAAGGGTGCTTATTTTCATTTGATCGCTTGGTGTTTACCCCTTGTCCTCACAGTCACCATCATGGCATTAGGAGAAATAGATGGAAATAGCATGACTGGTATATGTTTCGTGGGTTACACTAATCACCTAGTGAGAGCTCTGTTTCTGCTCTGTCCTATACTGATCGTTGTACTGGTCGGAGGGTACTTCTTGTCCCGAGGTACGTCGTCAAATCTGTGttcgtttatttaaattttttatcacacGTAACGAAAGTAATAAAATACATTTCTCGTTTACGCTTTCCTAAAGAATACAGTCTGTGAGTATTTCCTTCTGCGGACAGTAGTCACTGCAAGAGGTTAAAATACCATTAACTTAACTTCAACCTAACTAATGCCTCCGATTATCGTTTTTAGGACTGATCACGCTAATTCGATTGAAAATAACTAGCCAGGAAATTATATCCGAAAGGGCAAGCTCGAAAATACGAGAGACGATCGTGCGCATGGCCCTATTCTCAATTTTCACTTTCGCCGCAGTTGGGGTAACATTTTACTGCCATATTTATGAGTTCCAACATTCCTGGGAATGGCATCAGAGTTTTAGGAATTACATGATGTAAGAACGACACTCGCATCAGAGAATCAAACCATATACATGTAGCATACTTATAACATCTTTCTGATCCACAGATGTGCGATAACGACGAAATACTTAGATATTTCCGAATGCAAAATGGAATTTCGACCGAGTGCTGCTAAGATGCAGTTGCATTTACTTTCGCCATTCTTCGCTGGCATTCTCATGTCCTCGTGGGTTTGGACAGGTTCAACCGTAGACACCTGGGCCAGGTTTCTTAAACGGTAAGACTCGTCGTTCTATCCTTGGCGTCCTATTAAATTCGATGTATCACAAGTGTCGGATACATCcccttttctcttattttagaACATTCAACTGCGACACGGAGGAGCCAATAAGATTAAAGAAGCACAAAGTCATCGCCCAAGCGTTCGCGAAACGGAAGACTTTCAACAACGCCGGTCGATTGTCCATCAGTTTCCACAACACTCACGAAGATCCAGTCGGTTTAAACTTCGACTTGAACTCTGTAGCGTCGCAAGACTTCAGTTCAACGTGGGCCGCCGCGTTGCCGAAGTTAGTGACGCGCAGGGGCGCGCTTGTCGGTGCAACGGGCTCCGTGTCCAGCAACAGAAGAAACTCCGTGGACTCTGAGATCAGCTTCAGCGTGCGACGAGTATCCGTGGAGTCCAGAAGGAACTCCCTCGACTCTCAGATATCCGTTCAAATAGCAGAATTGAAGACCACGCGCAAAGTGGCGAGCAGCTCGCGCAGCAGGCGCGGAAAACGCCGACGGGACTTCGAGAAATCGAGGTCGGGCAAAGTGGGTCCTTTGTTCAGGAAAGGGAACGCGGAGTCGCAGGAGAGTCAACTGGGTGCACAAATATTATCAGCGTTGACCATTGGCGGTAATTCGAAGGAGCCAGCGCCGATTCAAATGCCTAACATGAAAAGGAGACCTGCTAACGCTGGCCTGGACGAGCGGACCTTGAATTCCAAGCTATTCGACGGAAAGAGCACAGGGATGCTtctaccattcctgtttccgagACAGAGTAGCAGTAACGACGATTCGAGTAGCGACGAGAAGCAGCACCAGGAGCTGACGGGAAAGGACGCCGACATCGAGTGCGGCAACGTCGAGAAGGACGATCAGCACAGCGAGAGCGACGATAGTCTAGCGGAGGAGGAAACGAAGATGCTGGAGCCCGAGGAGCCGCCTGAGCGTAGCAAGAGCAAGACCAGCAACAAGAGCTGCAAGAGCCATAGCCACGAAAGCGTGAGAAGGAGCAGGGAGGGGCGCAGGAGCAAATACTTGCTGCAGGATGAGAACATATTGAAGCACCTGCTACAGGAGTCCAGCGATAAACTGAAAAACGACGCGGAGATGAAGGAGGCGTACAGGAAGGCTGGGATGGAATCGTTGGGGTCTAGTCATAGCCCGTGTTGCCCCGAGTTAGCGCGACTCATGCAGTCGTCCGACACGCCGACAGGCAATGCACGGGAAATGGCAACGCAAACGTCGCTCCCGTTGGACATTTTAGAGATGGAAGAGTTAAAGCAGAGCATAGACGAGATCATCAACAGTCGACACTGCAGCTCGAAGGGGACGCAGATCTCGCCGCAGTTGAGCAAGGGCAAGAACATTGCTACGTAACGCTGACTAGATTCTTGGAAGTAGTAGGTAGTGACTGTAACGAGGCGAACTCTGTGAGCAATTCTATTACTTTATTTGGGTAGTAATCAGTTGCGCTGCCGTACCGTGTCTTTCCTTTCTTTGCCTTCACTGTAACTTCTTCTTCTTGGCACTCTTACCTGCGGTTACAGTGGTTCCTGAAAAAGAAAGCAATGAGATTACATGACAATTTAACAGTGCCAAAGTCGGATGTAATTCTTCATTGCACATTCAGAGGTGCAATAGCATATGGCTTTgattgtaaataatattttagagTAACTCTCGACCACAACGATGAATATTGTTACTTTTATACGTTTTATTATGGATAAAATAGTGATGGAATCTCGAACGTAGCAGTAAGGTAATTTTAGAATTTACGATATTCGCAGTATAAACgtattataattctttttatacAGTACAATCTGAATCTACTTTTAACACTACTGTGTATGTATACCCTACAGTACTTAGATTATATACAAATGATTCTTTTTCACATACGCGTGACTACAATTCACCCTACGACTCCGAATTTACAATACTAATGTGCCTATTACATTACTGACAAACTCCGCGAAAATTCGATTGTTAAACCACTAAGTGATTGTGAAATGCAGCATGCGTGTACAagtatttctatagtttatagATATCGCGTGAACTGTGCGAAACAAACAATTCGTTCGGCACCAGCTTACCTAACTCCGTTTGCCTCCCGCTGTTTCAGAATTGATCGATCTGTCGAAACTCTACGTTATACAATCTAGAGAAGCTCGTTGCGTACAAACAGAATCTAGAAATTATTGTCGCATAAGAATTGCCCGAAAAAAGTATGTGCTTCACTATCGCGTGTTACGTCGGTACCTATATCCGTGCTAATTTATTTCGAGACTCGCCGGCGTACATATAATTATAGAAAAGGTCTACCCGTTATCGATAATTGATATTAACCGCGTACGGTTTAAAGCGAACTTTCTCGGTCCCAAATTATCCACAGAAAGCTCGAACCGTGCCAGCGCACAGAAAGCGTCTTAATTGACCTCGAACCCATTAGCAATTATTACATGGATATCAGCCACCGCATTTCCTCCAGATTCACAGTCGTCCGTAGGTAGTAACACAATGTTTTATTCAGCTCTGCCCAGAGGTAACAAAGTGTATTAACAAAGTCTGCGCCATTCGTCAGCTAGGCACCTCGATCTTGTACTCCGTACAAAACACAGAAGGATAGCCGCTACGTGATTCCACGAGACGTTCGTCCCGCGCGCTTCAACGCGGGCCGTAGCgcgcaaaagaaaaaaaaagagagctcGTCTTCTCCGCCCTCGTCGTTATCGCCTTCGGTGAACAGGCAACGTTAACGATCTCACGACTGGTCTGCGACACACCCGTACGGTCCTCTTGCTCGATCCCCTCACGCTTTCAAATCTGGCCCGATACTCTCGGCTACGCATTTTTCCCCTATACTCGGTACAAATACACATCCCTACTTTAGTGTCTACGGGGTAAAGCAATGCATATGTAGCGAATGAGTCTGATGATAACGCTCTCCAAACACGGAACATACATGTAATCCCACACACGTAACCAGAGCTCGCTGTATCACGATACCGTGCACCACTGCCGTTCGTTTTGTTCATCCCTTGTCGTTTCGTTTCATTGACATCGCACGATCGAGGATCGTCGGGCGTAGAGAAAGAAAGACAGTAGCCGTTCGCATGGCGTGTACGTGTGGTTGTGTCTGCGTGTTGTCAGTGTTTTTATTTACATCAGCATGAATAATCAGGCACTATAGTGTAATAGTAGAATCGTTACAATTAGTCTCCCCTCGCAAGCGCAATACGTATCGTTCACATGCTTCAGGCTACGCACACACCTTCTTCGAGCGAGTTATTGCGGTGGCCGCGTGCTCCTCGAGCGGAATCTGCTTTTAGAAAGACACGCGCTCCTTTTGCATGCACGTT is drawn from Andrena cerasifolii isolate SP2316 chromosome 8, iyAndCera1_principal, whole genome shotgun sequence and contains these coding sequences:
- the Smo gene encoding smoothened, frizzled class receptor — translated: MMLPLVCYFLIFHRTSSELTHGIVGNSNGNNESWNNLDSRHMIKDSNYLVDRYPIRDIPSDSLNCRRRATCVEMQKSTCMGTRLPYTTTTLDLIPKHMSQDDIEERLHILQALRHIPKCWAVVQPLLCSIFMPKCITDTVDLPSQEMCKMVSGPCRIAFNHTIWPSFVKCENTKLFPRLCKNDIRELKYNISGKCLKPLVPTDNALAIFEGVESCGMQCNDPLFTHDEHKQIHSFIAWAAGICGSFNLFTVVTFLIDWRSANKYPALVIFYINCCFMVSCIGWLAQFSTGSREVIVCRKDGTLRMSEPSGDNLSCVVVFVLVYYSLMAAMVWFVILTYAWHMSFQALGKIQDRIDKKGAYFHLIAWCLPLVLTVTIMALGEIDGNSMTGICFVGYTNHLVRALFLLCPILIVVLVGGYFLSRGLITLIRLKITSQEIISERASSKIRETIVRMALFSIFTFAAVGVTFYCHIYEFQHSWEWHQSFRNYMICAITTKYLDISECKMEFRPSAAKMQLHLLSPFFAGILMSSWVWTGSTVDTWARFLKRTFNCDTEEPIRLKKHKVIAQAFAKRKTFNNAGRLSISFHNTHEDPVGLNFDLNSVASQDFSSTWAAALPKLVTRRGALVGATGSVSSNRRNSVDSEISFSVRRVSVESRRNSLDSQISVQIAELKTTRKVASSSRSRRGKRRRDFEKSRSGKVGPLFRKGNAESQESQLGAQILSALTIGGNSKEPAPIQMPNMKRRPANAGLDERTLNSKLFDGKSTGMLLPFLFPRQSSSNDDSSSDEKQHQELTGKDADIECGNVEKDDQHSESDDSLAEEETKMLEPEEPPERSKSKTSNKSCKSHSHESVRRSREGRRSKYLLQDENILKHLLQESSDKLKNDAEMKEAYRKAGMESLGSSHSPCCPELARLMQSSDTPTGNAREMATQTSLPLDILEMEELKQSIDEIINSRHCSSKGTQISPQLSKGKNIAT